TGGCTCTGCCCTTTAGTGGGCCAGATGAGCTAGCCTTTGTTTGCTGGAAAAGAAAAGTGACTCACCCCCAGCCTGCAATGACAAACAGGCCTGGTGATCCATTCAGATCGTCATATTTTTTCATGAGCACGATGGAAAGTGCTATTAATCCTGAGAAAAATCACATTTATGTTacaaaaagtaataataaaacttCTGCTTCAGAGCTCAACAGTTGcatgagggagggggggggggtgttcataCCTGGCCATATGAAAGCACTGTACAGGGAGGTGGACAGGAGAGCAAAAGTAAAGATCTGGCTGATGAAGTTGTCCTCCTTCACCACAAAGTTCCACAGAATCATCCCGATGCAACTGGACAACTAGAAACCAGCCCAGAAACACATTAACAGGAGTCTTTACTTACGTAAGTGTACCGAAGCCACGTTAAtcatttgttttaatgaacaataaGTAAAAAACTACTAAATGGTTTACCTGTGCCAAGAAAAGGTTGACTGTAAGCATGTGAGGTAGCCTCTTGAATTTTTTACTTAAAAACATGACAGGAATCGTCCACAGCTGTacagaaaaaaaattaataaacaaagttgtgtttatatttacctaaaagaaaaaaatatttagaaTATCAACATAAAACGTTATGGGAAAAATGATCATGCAAAGTGCAAACACAGATGTTTCCTCCCCAAAAATATGTATatacatctttaaaaaaaaatccactgAAAGTGAGAATGAGGAAGTGAGTCTGAGTCAAGGTGCAGTTCAAAACATTTACAAAGAAATCTAGTCGGTCTAGTAttagaaaaatgaaataaaaaaaacctgcTGGAGATTCCACTCCTAAGAAGTAAATGACTACATAACCAGCTGACACAAAGGCGGGTGTGAACAGCAAGCGTAAACATGCCAAACTGAAGTTGTTTATGGTGACTTACCAGTGCAACTAAGCTCACGATGCTTATATCAAAACTGACAGTCTGCAGTGAACGCATCAGAAGCTGCGGATCCATCCAGTGGATTGTAagcaaccaggctgaaacatacATTATAGGAGCTGAGAGAAAAGTGCTGATCACCATTCCTGAGGTCACCTGTTAGgattcaaaaacaacaataatcagagaggtttaaagaagaaaacatttACAAAGTGACTAATCTTCTTCAAAACAATGCAAAACGTACCACTTCCAGTTCTGTGTTATAATAAATGGCATAGATGGCCACACTGGGAGCAGTGGGGAACACGCCGTAAAGAAAAGCATAATCTGAGAGGCTGGAGTGGTTCATAGAGCTGGTGTTGTTGTTATCCAACAGGTCCACCATGTCTTTACAAAGGAGCGGCATCAACAGCCTGAAAGGCAAAACAAAAGAGAGATAATGACTGAAAAGTACACATAAAGTAGCCGTGTGAGGCCTCTAAGTGAAGCATTGATTTTGTAATGTTCTGTGATCTAAAACGTAGGTCTGAGTCATCCAAAGCATTAGCATGAAACATGTTGAGTACTTTACTTTACTGATCCTTTAAACACACACTGTGAATCGTGCTAGCGCTGCGGTGGTGACACAAAACCATCAAGTCGGCTTTAATTTCACTCACAGTTTAGCTGTGATGAGCAGAATCAGTGTCACGACTGTGGATCTGGTGAGTTTCCTCAACTGTCCCACCATGGAAAGACCCAAATAGAACAGAGCTGCTCCCCCAAAAGAGTTGGCCAAGCCATCAACAAACTCTGCCATGAAAGCAGGAATTGTTCCGTGCAGGACAAAGTGGGCGCTGATGCCAAAGACAACCATGAAAACAATGGGGTTCTTCAGGACCTGCAGAAGCACAAATCCCACAATCCTCAATTTGCTCTGCTGGTGGCTTCCCTGATTCTTCCACTTCTGGAATTCACAGAAGGCAAAGCCAATGGGATTGAGGAGCATCAGGGACACAGGTGCAACCAGGTAGATGTACTGGAGGTATTCTGGGTACGTACTCTGGTAGAGGGCTTCAACTGTGGATGGACGACAAAACTAAAGTCAGAAAGATTAAACTCTAAAGCCTTCATTTCATACTGAAGAGTTGCACAGAGACAGTTCTGAAGATTTAGACGCTGAAAAAAGCCTCAAATTATGCAACAGGTGTGGATAACTGGGAACAAGTTCATCCTGCTCGAAATTTCAAACCGCCTAATAACTGTCTTCATTCCAAACATGCATATTTATTCGTTCATGCTGATATAAATTTATTTTGTGCGTTTTAGCAATTAAGACACTCATAATGTAGAGCCAAGCCTTATGTCAACATGAATTGTAGGTTAATCCAGgaaacccgtgtgtgtgtgtgtgtttgttggacAACAAAGATCAACACTCACCTATTGGGTAACCCAAAGCAAAGTCATTGCTTTGGGTTGCAAATATGGAGAAGAGCCCAGCCTTACTGAAGCGACTGTCAGGACTGGCAACAATCAGAGTCAGGACACAAACAATGAAGAACACACACACTTTGGCCACGAGGATGCTCCAGAGAAATGGCCAAATGACATCACCAAAGTCCAGCAACACCATGTTCTTAAAGAGAAGTGCTGGCAGAGCAAATTTGGACACAAAATTCCCCAACCCTTTGGCTTGAGTGGGGGTGATGATGTTGGTCCTTCCTGCGATGTAGCCACACAAAATAATCCCAAAACACTCCAGGAGAGCTGGTAGGAGTTTGTCTATGGACATGGTGGAGGGGGGTGGAGAGTTGTCCCCCACTTTGAGGGACAGTTTCAAGCTGTCTGGTGTCTCCATCATGCTGGTCCCCCCTGTGGTGACAGCTGTCAAGATTGGTTTGTGGTCATGCTAATTGTGGGTCCTTCACTGATCGGCAATGATAAGGGCAAAACGACACGTTAGGTTTGTAATCAAACTTAAATAGAGAATTTTAAACCTAGATGGTGCCGTTTAAGACAAATAACAAGAATATGATTTTATCGTTTTACTAAATGCATAAGAGACTCCAACAGGGTTCTGCTGAAATAATGTTAGCAATAACAAACCGACTCACCTTCCTAGTAACGGCTTTCCGTCTTTTATGTCCCATGTGTCGGTCACAGTCCAGTAGTTTAAATGTAAACCAGCCAGCTAACGTGGTAGCTGGAGGCACGGCGATAAAATACGGAGTTACAGCACGGAGCTAAACGTTTAGCTTTGCCGTGGAAACACGACGGAATGACCCTAAACTACCGTTTCACAAATAGTACATtcagaccatagactgtacatatactggacaattcgattccataggcttcaatttcacgttatctgtccataatgggaggtgtccaccaccgccattttgaccgtgtcacaggttccgtccagcccagacaattccataaaagggaagagaggaggcgctgagggtgtggctgtaaggctgggctcgagtgacgacacccaggcgaactagctacgagctaacctgaagctaaccctggctaacccaaagctaaagcggaggtgggagccgagctaacggatgtagccacctagcttcaacccaaccggagctaactggaacacccatcgacctgaaccttacacggagtttaggtggaggttttctgcgcctgttcgtgagaagtacctgtattaaaaaagttttaaatcggtaagtttataatttatttccgtaatgaaaacattttgctttgagcaagttttcagtagtttttttggcgctatcactcctgagtcgcaccagccattaaatgtatcatgaagagaaaatatatttaagtcgtattttggggggacattttattatctttcttacaaaatctgagaccaagcgt
This sequence is a window from Nothobranchius furzeri strain GRZ-AD chromosome 14, NfurGRZ-RIMD1, whole genome shotgun sequence. Protein-coding genes within it:
- the gpr155a gene encoding lysosomal cholesterol signaling protein, giving the protein MMETPDSLKLSLKVGDNSPPPSTMSIDKLLPALLECFGIILCGYIAGRTNIITPTQAKGLGNFVSKFALPALLFKNMVLLDFGDVIWPFLWSILVAKVCVFFIVCVLTLIVASPDSRFSKAGLFSIFATQSNDFALGYPIVEALYQSTYPEYLQYIYLVAPVSLMLLNPIGFAFCEFQKWKNQGSHQQSKLRIVGFVLLQVLKNPIVFMVVFGISAHFVLHGTIPAFMAEFVDGLANSFGGAALFYLGLSMVGQLRKLTRSTVVTLILLITAKLLLMPLLCKDMVDLLDNNNTSSMNHSSLSDYAFLYGVFPTAPSVAIYAIYYNTELEVVTSGMVISTFLSAPIMYVSAWLLTIHWMDPQLLMRSLQTVSFDISIVSLVALLWTIPVMFLSKKFKRLPHMLTVNLFLAQLSSCIGMILWNFVVKEDNFISQIFTFALLSTSLYSAFIWPGLIALSIVLMKKYDDLNGSPGLFVIAGWGIPCLVTAVLLLTGEKMPDTINPAFFYGRLQIIFTTVVVGLGILLGGGSLVCLSRGSWAQDGQDQNDTSSLDATRNQVEAANPSQVEPENSSTDRACLTCECSRATPMPDMIISTNINQMPNILAGQCESGCESTDCLLAQMEELQPPPDRQVARHVLLCLLLTVFLLANFSSCLWLICNHTPGRLHLELQFFSAIAIYGQGFISFALFGLDKHFILLPLKRLYHRCFGKKKEEQPQTDLPDDIKMTCTQFTKYHKQQCFHDIVKKRRCGMKTMADCFLGCELVDWLQQVGLAQDRGEALLYGTRLQQGGVLLHIKQEYSFEDSQLHYYFTI